Proteins encoded by one window of Streptomyces sp. ALI-76-A:
- a CDS encoding trypsin-like peptidase domain-containing protein codes for MTESFRRSGEYENPYQGDQQHASSPVNPEWPPPPAHAPAQAHAPAQSAAVEPGSTGPDSTAPGTAGWPGRSATDGGHAGSGGNGGGGTALLGAAPAGSAPAHAAAPASRKRTRGPLALLAAVAIVAAAIGGGTAYGIQELSGNDTVTSSSTSTNVVPSADKGTVAGVAKAVSPSIVEINATSNAGESTGSGVIITGDGEIITNNHVIADATSIKVSTSDGRTYTAKVVGTDAAKDLALIKLEDASGLATATLGDSSGVQVGDEVVAIGSPEGLTGTVTSGIVSALDRDVTVSTEESQGQSGGSGQWPFEFGGRQFNGDTGSSTTTYKALQTDASLNPGNSGGALIDMNGNIIGINSAMYSAASGSSSSDAGSVGLGFAIPVNTVKSDLATLRAGGSDS; via the coding sequence ATGACCGAGAGCTTCCGCCGCAGCGGCGAGTACGAGAACCCGTACCAGGGTGACCAGCAGCACGCCTCCTCGCCCGTGAACCCCGAGTGGCCGCCCCCGCCGGCCCACGCGCCGGCCCAGGCGCACGCGCCGGCACAGTCGGCCGCCGTCGAGCCGGGCAGCACCGGGCCGGACAGCACCGCGCCGGGCACGGCCGGGTGGCCGGGCCGGAGCGCCACCGACGGCGGCCATGCCGGTAGTGGCGGCAACGGTGGCGGCGGTACGGCTCTCCTCGGTGCCGCCCCGGCCGGGTCCGCGCCCGCGCACGCCGCCGCTCCCGCCTCCAGGAAGCGGACCCGTGGCCCCCTCGCGCTGCTCGCCGCCGTGGCGATCGTCGCCGCGGCGATCGGCGGCGGGACCGCGTACGGCATCCAGGAGCTGAGCGGCAACGACACGGTCACCTCCAGCAGCACCAGCACCAACGTGGTGCCGTCCGCCGACAAGGGCACGGTCGCCGGGGTGGCCAAGGCGGTCAGCCCGAGCATCGTCGAGATCAACGCCACCTCGAACGCCGGGGAGTCCACCGGTTCCGGCGTGATCATCACCGGCGACGGCGAGATCATCACCAACAACCACGTCATCGCCGACGCCACCTCGATCAAGGTGAGCACCAGCGACGGCAGGACGTACACCGCGAAGGTCGTCGGCACCGACGCCGCCAAGGACCTGGCGCTGATCAAGCTGGAGGACGCCTCCGGTCTGGCGACGGCCACCCTCGGCGACTCCTCCGGTGTGCAGGTCGGTGACGAGGTCGTGGCGATCGGCTCCCCCGAGGGCCTGACCGGCACCGTGACCAGCGGCATCGTCTCCGCCCTCGACCGGGACGTCACCGTCTCCACGGAGGAGAGCCAGGGCCAGAGCGGCGGCAGCGGCCAGTGGCCGTTCGAGTTCGGCGGCCGGCAGTTCAACGGCGACACCGGCTCGTCCACCACCACGTACAAGGCACTCCAGACGGACGCCTCGCTCAACCCCGGCAACTCCGGCGGCGCGCTGATCGACATGAACGGCAACATCATCGGCATCAACTCCGCGATGTACTCGGCCGCTTCCGGATCGTCCTCGTCCGACGCCGGCAGCGTCGGCCTCGGCTTCGCCATCCCGGTCAACACCGTCAAGTCCGACCTGGCCACGCTGCGGGCCGGCGGCTCGGACAGCTGA
- a CDS encoding response regulator transcription factor produces MSSLLLLTNALQPSTEVLPALGLLLHNVRVAPAEGPALVDTPGADVILIDGRRDLPQVRSLCQLLRSTGPGCPLILVVTEGGLAAVTADWGIDDVLLDTAGPAEVEARLRLAMGRQQIVNDDSPMEIRNGDLSVDEATYSAKLKGRVLDLTFKEFELLKYLAQHPGRVFTRAQLLQEVWGYDYFGGTRTVDVHVRRLRAKLGPEHESLIGTVRNVGYRFVTPEKGDRASDDAKAKAAAAKPEDADETAALDAAEIAAEA; encoded by the coding sequence ATGAGTTCTCTGCTGCTCCTGACCAACGCCCTCCAGCCGTCGACGGAGGTGCTTCCCGCTCTCGGCCTGCTGCTGCACAACGTGCGCGTGGCTCCGGCGGAGGGCCCCGCCCTCGTCGACACCCCGGGTGCCGACGTCATCCTGATCGACGGGCGCCGTGACCTGCCGCAGGTCCGCAGCCTGTGCCAGCTGCTGCGGTCCACCGGACCCGGTTGTCCGCTCATCCTCGTCGTGACCGAGGGCGGCCTCGCGGCCGTCACCGCCGACTGGGGCATCGACGACGTCCTGCTGGACACCGCCGGACCGGCGGAGGTCGAGGCGCGCCTGCGCCTGGCCATGGGCCGCCAGCAGATCGTCAACGACGACTCGCCCATGGAGATCCGCAACGGCGACCTGTCGGTCGACGAGGCGACCTACTCCGCCAAGCTCAAGGGCCGGGTGCTCGACCTCACCTTCAAGGAGTTCGAGCTCCTGAAGTACCTCGCCCAGCACCCCGGCCGCGTCTTCACCCGCGCGCAGCTCCTCCAGGAGGTCTGGGGCTACGACTACTTCGGCGGCACCCGGACGGTCGACGTGCACGTACGCCGGCTGCGCGCCAAGCTCGGGCCCGAGCACGAGTCGCTGATCGGGACCGTCCGCAATGTCGGTTATCGATTCGTTACTCCGGAGAAGGGCGACCGGGCCTCGGACGACGCGAAGGCCAAGGCCGCCGCGGCAAAGCCGGAGGATGCGGACGAGACGGCCGCTCTGGACGCCGCCGAGATCGCGGCGGAGGCGTAG
- a CDS encoding MoaD/ThiS family protein: protein MAEVTVRYWAAAKAAAGVAEEPCDAATLAEALDAARERHPGELVRVLRRCSFLVDGDPVGTRAHETVRLADGGTVEVLPPFAGG, encoded by the coding sequence ATGGCAGAGGTCACGGTGCGCTACTGGGCCGCCGCGAAGGCCGCGGCCGGCGTCGCCGAGGAGCCGTGCGACGCGGCCACACTCGCCGAGGCGCTCGACGCGGCGCGCGAGCGACACCCCGGCGAACTCGTCCGCGTCCTGCGGCGATGCTCGTTCCTCGTCGACGGTGACCCCGTGGGCACCCGCGCACATGAGACGGTACGGCTGGCCGACGGCGGCACGGTCGAGGTGCTCCCGCCGTTCGCAGGAGGGTGA
- the cpt gene encoding chloramphenicol phosphotransferase CPT, which yields MTTQLIIVNGGSSSGKSGIVRCLQSLLPDPWLAFGVDSFVDALPARMRASDQGITFAADGEVRVGADFMALQAAWTEGVVATARAGAGVIVDDVFLGGAASQDRWRKAVGGLTVLWAGVRCDSAVAAGREIARGDRARGMAASQAQIVHAGVTYDVEVDTTRTESLACARTIAAHVR from the coding sequence GTGACGACGCAACTGATCATTGTCAACGGTGGTTCCAGCTCGGGGAAGTCCGGGATCGTGCGGTGCCTCCAATCCCTGCTGCCGGACCCCTGGCTGGCGTTCGGGGTCGACTCGTTCGTGGACGCGCTGCCCGCGCGGATGCGGGCGTCGGACCAGGGGATCACGTTCGCCGCGGACGGCGAGGTGCGCGTCGGGGCGGACTTCATGGCGCTCCAGGCGGCCTGGACGGAGGGCGTCGTGGCGACGGCCCGCGCGGGCGCCGGAGTCATCGTCGACGACGTCTTCCTCGGCGGAGCGGCGTCCCAGGACCGGTGGCGGAAGGCCGTCGGCGGGCTGACCGTGCTGTGGGCCGGCGTCCGGTGCGACAGCGCGGTCGCCGCGGGCCGCGAGATCGCCCGGGGAGACCGCGCCCGGGGAATGGCCGCGTCGCAGGCCCAGATCGTGCACGCGGGAGTCACCTACGACGTGGAGGTGGACACGACCCGCACCGAGTCCCTGGCGTGCGCACGAACCATCGCGGCCCACGTCCGCTGA
- a CDS encoding DUF3099 domain-containing protein — MYARRRHTYFALMGTCIALFVLAWAVVRLWSVPVAVGMCVVAMVIPPFAAVVANRRGPDDRWWDDPSGDPTSDQWWDELDGRKRPR; from the coding sequence ATGTACGCACGGCGGCGGCACACGTACTTCGCCCTGATGGGCACCTGCATCGCGCTGTTCGTCCTGGCCTGGGCCGTCGTACGCCTGTGGTCGGTGCCGGTGGCCGTCGGGATGTGCGTGGTGGCGATGGTCATCCCGCCGTTCGCCGCGGTGGTCGCCAACCGGCGCGGCCCCGACGACCGCTGGTGGGACGACCCCTCCGGCGACCCGACGTCCGACCAGTGGTGGGACGAGCTGGACGGCAGGAAACGGCCCCGGTAG
- a CDS encoding HAMP domain-containing sensor histidine kinase — MRKAVRRFRSLPIRSRLALLVAAAVAFAVAAVSVTCWFIVQGKLYDQVDADLKNMARQPGTVESLVRKCTRTPPADIEVFPGRNEYVQAIKEEGAPCVDPESPGTVKVTEADRVVIRNAKVNEGFFRDGTDEDGDAVRVLTLYLGVDRSDSQGVAVLLATPLKGTRSTLNELALILLLVSGIGVVGAGAAGLAVARAGLRPVDKLTEAVEHVARTEDLSIRIPVEDDSDDEVARLSRSFNSMASSLAGSHELQQQLIADAGHELRTPLTSLRTNIELLTRSEETGRPLPAADRKALLASVKAQMTELASLIGDLQELSRSEGQRGERVQVVSLEDAVESALRRARLRGPELTITADLEPWYVRAEPAALERAVVNILDNAVKFSPEGGTVEVRLDRGVLTVRDHGPGIPADELPHVFDRFWRSPSARALPGSGLGLSIVARTVRQAGGEVSLARAEGGGTVATVRLPGAPTPPPETASALL; from the coding sequence GTGAGGAAGGCCGTCCGCCGGTTCCGGTCCCTGCCGATCCGGTCGCGCCTCGCGCTGCTGGTCGCGGCGGCGGTGGCGTTCGCGGTGGCGGCGGTGTCGGTGACCTGCTGGTTCATCGTGCAGGGGAAGCTGTACGACCAGGTCGACGCCGATCTCAAGAACATGGCGCGGCAGCCCGGCACGGTCGAGTCGCTCGTGCGCAAGTGCACCCGGACACCGCCGGCGGACATCGAGGTGTTCCCCGGCCGGAACGAGTACGTCCAGGCGATCAAGGAGGAGGGCGCCCCGTGCGTCGACCCGGAGTCCCCGGGCACGGTGAAGGTCACCGAGGCCGACAGGGTCGTGATCAGGAACGCGAAGGTCAATGAGGGCTTCTTCCGGGACGGCACCGACGAGGACGGCGACGCCGTACGCGTGCTGACCCTGTACCTGGGCGTCGACCGGTCCGACTCCCAGGGAGTCGCCGTGCTCCTCGCGACCCCGTTGAAAGGCACCCGGTCCACCCTCAACGAACTGGCCCTCATCCTGCTCCTCGTCTCCGGCATCGGAGTCGTCGGTGCCGGGGCCGCCGGGCTCGCGGTGGCCCGTGCGGGTCTGCGCCCCGTCGACAAGCTCACCGAGGCCGTCGAGCACGTGGCCCGGACCGAGGATCTGAGCATCCGCATCCCGGTCGAGGACGACAGTGACGACGAGGTGGCCCGCCTCTCCCGCTCCTTCAACTCGATGGCCTCCTCCCTGGCCGGCTCCCACGAGCTGCAACAGCAGCTGATCGCGGACGCCGGCCACGAACTCCGCACCCCGCTGACCTCGTTGCGCACCAACATCGAACTCCTCACCCGCAGCGAGGAGACCGGCCGTCCCCTGCCCGCCGCCGACCGCAAGGCACTCCTGGCCTCGGTGAAGGCGCAGATGACGGAACTGGCTTCCCTGATAGGCGACTTGCAGGAGCTGTCCCGCTCGGAGGGCCAGCGCGGTGAGCGCGTGCAGGTGGTGTCGCTGGAGGACGCGGTGGAGTCGGCGCTGCGCCGGGCGCGTCTGCGCGGCCCGGAACTGACCATCACCGCCGACCTCGAGCCCTGGTACGTCCGGGCGGAGCCGGCCGCGCTGGAGCGGGCGGTGGTGAACATCCTGGACAACGCGGTGAAGTTCAGTCCCGAGGGCGGCACGGTCGAGGTGCGGCTGGATCGGGGCGTCCTGACCGTCCGCGACCACGGCCCCGGCATCCCCGCGGACGAACTCCCGCACGTCTTCGACCGCTTCTGGCGCTCCCCCTCGGCACGCGCGCTGCCCGGCTCGGGCCTCGGCCTGTCCATCGTCGCCCGCACGGTCCGGCAGGCCGGCGGCGAGGTGAGCCTGGCCCGCGCGGAGGGCGGCGGCACGGTGGCGACGGTACGGCTGCCGGGGGCGCCGACACCGCCGCCGGAGACGGCGTCAGCCCTGCTCTGA
- a CDS encoding sulfurtransferase: MSRSDVLVDADWVEANLDDPNIAIVEVDEDTSAYEKNHIRNAIRIDWTKDLQDPVRRDFVDQEGFEKLLSAKGIANDTLVILYGGNNNWFASYAYWYFKLYGHENVKLLDGGRKKWELDARELVEEVPERPTTEYKAKPQNTAIRAFRDDVVAAIGAQNLVDVRSPDEFSGKLLAPAHLPQEQSQRPGHVPSARNIPWSKNANDDGTFKSDEELKELYAEEQVDLAKDTIAYCRIGERSALTWFVLHELLGVENVKNYDGSWTEYGSLVGVPIELGANK; encoded by the coding sequence ATGAGCCGCAGCGACGTCCTGGTAGACGCCGACTGGGTCGAGGCCAACCTCGACGACCCGAACATCGCGATCGTCGAGGTGGACGAGGACACGTCGGCGTACGAGAAGAACCACATCCGCAACGCGATCCGCATCGACTGGACCAAGGACCTCCAGGACCCGGTCCGCCGTGACTTCGTCGACCAGGAGGGCTTCGAGAAGCTCCTGTCGGCCAAGGGCATCGCCAACGACACACTGGTCATCCTGTACGGCGGCAACAACAACTGGTTCGCGTCCTACGCCTACTGGTACTTCAAGCTGTACGGCCACGAGAACGTCAAGCTTCTCGACGGCGGCCGCAAGAAGTGGGAGCTGGACGCCCGCGAGCTGGTCGAGGAGGTGCCCGAGCGCCCCACGACCGAGTACAAGGCCAAGCCGCAGAACACCGCGATCCGCGCCTTCCGTGACGACGTCGTCGCCGCGATCGGTGCGCAGAACCTGGTCGACGTCCGCTCGCCCGACGAGTTCAGCGGCAAGCTGCTCGCCCCGGCGCACCTCCCGCAGGAGCAGTCGCAGCGTCCGGGCCACGTCCCGTCCGCCCGCAACATCCCGTGGTCGAAGAACGCCAACGACGACGGCACCTTCAAGTCGGACGAGGAGCTCAAGGAGCTCTACGCCGAGGAGCAGGTGGACCTGGCCAAGGACACCATCGCCTACTGCCGCATCGGCGAGCGCTCGGCCCTGACCTGGTTCGTGCTGCACGAGCTGCTCGGTGTCGAGAACGTCAAGAACTACGACGGCTCCTGGACCGAGTACGGCTCCCTGGTGGGCGTGCCGATCGAGCTCGGCGCCAACAAGTAA
- a CDS encoding alpha/beta fold hydrolase, with protein MSTGSAGHVARSTDRPHSETSRRTPLRTFLHTADGVTIDSVYDPGAAVYDASASSPGDVVFVVAHGFTGDVDRPHVRRIAAAFARYGAVVTFSFRGHGASGGRSTVGDREVLDLAAAVGWARSFGHARVVTVGFSMGGSVALRHAALHGANPPAEERVHAGRTDAATDAVVSVSAPARWYYRGTAPMRRLHWLVTRPAGRVVGRYGFRTRIHHRDWDPVPLSPVEAVPRIAPTPLLIVHGDADGYFPVDHPRMLADAADGHGELWLEPGMGHAEHAATDGLLARIGDWAVGRAG; from the coding sequence ATGAGCACTGGTTCGGCAGGTCATGTGGCGCGTTCCACCGATCGTCCGCACTCTGAGACGAGCAGACGTACCCCTTTGCGGACGTTTCTGCACACCGCCGATGGTGTGACGATCGATTCCGTATACGACCCGGGGGCCGCCGTATACGACGCCTCGGCGTCATCTCCCGGCGATGTGGTGTTCGTCGTCGCCCACGGTTTCACGGGCGACGTGGACCGCCCGCACGTCCGCCGGATCGCGGCCGCCTTCGCCCGGTACGGGGCCGTGGTCACGTTCTCCTTCCGAGGCCACGGGGCGTCCGGCGGGCGCTCCACGGTCGGTGACCGGGAGGTGCTGGACCTCGCGGCCGCGGTCGGCTGGGCCCGTTCGTTCGGGCACGCGCGCGTGGTCACCGTCGGCTTCTCCATGGGCGGTTCGGTGGCCCTGCGGCACGCGGCGCTGCACGGCGCGAACCCGCCTGCGGAGGAGCGGGTGCACGCGGGGCGCACGGATGCGGCGACGGACGCGGTGGTGTCGGTGAGCGCCCCCGCCCGGTGGTACTACCGGGGCACGGCTCCCATGCGCCGGCTCCACTGGCTGGTGACCCGCCCCGCCGGCCGCGTGGTGGGCCGCTACGGGTTCCGCACCCGTATCCACCACCGGGACTGGGACCCGGTACCGCTGTCCCCCGTGGAGGCGGTGCCCCGGATCGCCCCGACCCCCCTGCTGATCGTGCACGGCGACGCCGACGGCTACTTCCCCGTCGATCACCCCCGGATGCTGGCCGACGCCGCCGACGGCCACGGCGAACTGTGGCTGGAGCCCGGCATGGGCCACGCGGAGCACGCCGCCACCGACGGACTGCTGGCCCGGATCGGGGACTGGGCTGTCGGTCGGGCGGGCTAG
- a CDS encoding DUF2993 domain-containing protein, with amino-acid sequence MRALRILLIVVVILGGLFVIADRVAVNFAEGEVADKLRTTENLAATPDVSIKGFPFLTQVAGGELDDVQVGIEDYQADTGTEGGTIRIDDLTANMRGVAFSGDYSSATAADATGTASITYAELLKAARSQPTEVAPGVTANIVGLSDGGNGKIKVEIEATVFGTELPEPVFVLSTVTAEGDTVRVNADTLPSFSGADLAENRVRSITDFEQKIDGLPGGIQLDKVQAAPNGVEITVKGSNVKLAG; translated from the coding sequence ATGCGCGCACTGCGAATACTGCTGATCGTCGTCGTGATACTCGGCGGCCTCTTCGTGATCGCCGACCGCGTCGCGGTCAACTTCGCGGAGGGCGAGGTCGCGGACAAGCTGAGGACCACGGAGAACCTGGCCGCCACGCCGGACGTCTCCATCAAGGGCTTCCCCTTCCTCACCCAGGTCGCCGGCGGGGAACTGGACGACGTCCAGGTCGGCATCGAGGACTACCAGGCGGACACCGGCACCGAGGGCGGCACGATCCGTATCGACGACCTCACCGCGAACATGCGGGGCGTCGCGTTCTCCGGCGACTACAGCTCCGCCACCGCGGCCGACGCCACCGGCACCGCGTCCATCACCTACGCCGAGCTGCTCAAGGCCGCCCGGTCCCAGCCCACGGAGGTGGCCCCGGGCGTCACCGCCAACATCGTCGGCCTCTCCGACGGCGGCAACGGCAAGATCAAGGTCGAGATCGAGGCCACGGTGTTCGGCACCGAGCTGCCGGAACCGGTGTTCGTGCTGAGCACGGTCACCGCCGAGGGCGACACGGTGCGGGTGAACGCCGACACGCTGCCCTCGTTCAGCGGTGCCGACCTGGCCGAGAACCGGGTCCGTTCCATCACCGACTTCGAGCAGAAGATCGACGGCCTGCCCGGCGGCATCCAGCTCGACAAGGTGCAGGCCGCGCCGAACGGCGTGGAGATCACGGTGAAGGGTTCGAACGTCAAGCTCGCGGGGTAG
- a CDS encoding DsrE family protein, protein MAKKLVIKVTAGADAPERCSQAFTVAAVAVASGVEVSLWLTGESAWFALPGRAAGFELPHAAPLPDLLDSVLAAGRVTLCTQCAARRDITEKDVLEGVRIAGAQVFVQEALGEETQALVY, encoded by the coding sequence ATGGCGAAGAAGCTCGTGATCAAGGTGACGGCCGGGGCGGACGCCCCCGAGCGCTGCTCGCAGGCGTTCACGGTGGCCGCGGTGGCCGTGGCCAGCGGTGTGGAGGTCTCCCTGTGGCTGACCGGGGAGTCCGCCTGGTTCGCCCTGCCGGGGCGGGCCGCCGGGTTCGAGCTGCCGCACGCGGCCCCGCTGCCCGACCTGCTCGACTCGGTCCTGGCGGCCGGCCGCGTCACCCTGTGCACGCAGTGCGCGGCCCGCCGGGACATCACGGAGAAGGACGTCCTGGAGGGCGTGCGGATCGCGGGCGCCCAGGTCTTCGTCCAGGAGGCGCTGGGGGAGGAGACGCAGGCGCTCGTCTACTGA
- a CDS encoding DUF1416 domain-containing protein, whose protein sequence is MCGAKAGGPDASTIKPGETTIQGQVTRDGEPVTGYVRLLDSTGEFTAEVPTSATGQFRFYAAEGTWTVRALVPGGTADRTVVAQQGGLAEVAIAV, encoded by the coding sequence ATGTGCGGAGCGAAGGCCGGCGGCCCGGACGCCTCGACGATCAAGCCCGGTGAGACCACCATCCAGGGTCAGGTGACCCGCGACGGCGAGCCGGTGACCGGCTACGTCCGGCTGCTGGACTCGACCGGCGAGTTCACCGCGGAGGTCCCGACGTCCGCGACGGGCCAGTTCCGCTTCTACGCGGCCGAGGGCACCTGGACCGTCCGCGCCCTCGTGCCCGGCGGCACCGCCGACCGCACGGTCGTCGCCCAGCAGGGCGGTCTCGCGGAGGTCGCGATCGCCGTCTGA
- a CDS encoding putative leader peptide codes for MQCTLSVPRSGGQADLTKRRAVDLCRVAAMLCRTF; via the coding sequence ATGCAGTGCACTTTGAGCGTTCCCCGATCCGGGGGACAGGCGGATCTCACGAAGCGGCGGGCAGTGGACCTGTGCCGCGTCGCCGCCATGCTCTGTCGCACTTTCTGA
- a CDS encoding response regulator transcription factor: protein MSPAEGDRDPQRILIVDDEPAVREALQRSLAFEGYDTQVAVDGADALEKATAYRPDLLVLDIQMPRMDGLTTARRVRGAGDTTPILMLTARDTVGDRVTGLDAGADDYLVKPFELDELFARVRALLRRSSYAAAAGADTGADDEALVFADLRMDLATREVTRGGRPVELTRTEFTLLEMFMAHPRQVLTREQILKAVWGFDFEPSSNSLDVYVMYLRRKTEAGGEPRLVHTVRGVGYVLRQGGSE, encoded by the coding sequence ATGAGCCCCGCCGAAGGCGACCGTGACCCCCAGCGCATCCTGATCGTCGACGACGAGCCGGCGGTGCGCGAAGCACTCCAGCGCAGCCTCGCCTTCGAGGGCTACGACACGCAGGTCGCGGTCGACGGCGCGGACGCCCTGGAGAAGGCCACCGCGTACCGGCCCGACCTGCTGGTCCTGGACATCCAGATGCCCCGCATGGACGGCCTGACCACAGCGCGGCGCGTCCGCGGGGCCGGTGACACGACACCGATCCTCATGCTCACGGCCCGCGACACGGTCGGGGACCGGGTGACGGGTCTGGACGCCGGGGCGGACGACTACCTGGTCAAGCCCTTCGAGCTGGACGAGCTGTTCGCCCGCGTCCGCGCGCTGCTGCGCCGCAGCTCGTACGCGGCGGCGGCCGGAGCGGACACCGGCGCGGACGACGAGGCCCTCGTCTTCGCCGACCTGCGCATGGACCTCGCGACACGTGAGGTCACGCGGGGCGGACGCCCGGTGGAGCTGACCCGTACGGAGTTCACGCTCCTGGAGATGTTCATGGCGCACCCGCGCCAGGTCCTCACGCGTGAGCAGATCCTGAAGGCGGTCTGGGGCTTCGACTTCGAGCCGTCCTCCAACTCGCTCGACGTGTACGTGATGTACCTGCGCCGCAAGACCGAGGCCGGGGGCGAGCCGCGGCTCGTGCACACGGTGCGGGGTGTGGGGTATGTGCTGCGGCAGGGTGGCTCGGAGTGA
- a CDS encoding LacI family DNA-binding transcriptional regulator, with amino-acid sequence MAKVTRDDVARLAGTSTAVVSYVINNGPRPVAPATRERVLAAIKELSYRPDRVAQAMASRRTDLIGLIVPDARQPFFGEMAHAVEQAASERGKMVLVGNSDYVGEREVHYLRAFLGMRVSGLILVSHALNDNAAAEIDAWDARVVLLHERPEAIDDVAVVTDDLGGAQLAVRHLLEHGYEYVACVGGTAETPAVGDPVSDHVEGWRRALQEAGVSPEGRLFEAPYNRYDAYRIALDILSGPRRPPAVFCSTDDQAIGVLRAARELRIDVPGELAVAGFDDIKEAALTDPPLTTVASDRSAMARAAVDLVLDDGLRVAGSRPERLKQFPSRLVVRRSCGCV; translated from the coding sequence GTGGCCAAGGTAACCAGGGATGATGTGGCGCGGCTGGCAGGGACGTCCACCGCCGTCGTCAGCTATGTCATCAACAACGGACCCCGGCCGGTCGCCCCGGCCACGCGCGAGCGTGTCCTCGCCGCGATCAAGGAACTGAGCTACCGCCCCGACCGGGTCGCCCAGGCGATGGCGTCGCGGCGCACCGACCTCATAGGCCTGATCGTGCCGGACGCGCGCCAGCCCTTCTTCGGGGAGATGGCGCACGCGGTCGAGCAGGCCGCGTCCGAGCGCGGGAAGATGGTGCTCGTCGGCAACTCCGACTACGTCGGCGAGCGCGAGGTCCACTACCTGCGCGCCTTCCTGGGCATGCGTGTCTCGGGGCTCATCCTCGTCAGCCACGCGCTGAACGACAACGCCGCCGCCGAGATCGACGCCTGGGACGCCCGGGTGGTGCTGCTGCACGAGCGTCCGGAGGCCATCGACGACGTCGCCGTCGTCACCGACGACCTGGGCGGCGCCCAGCTCGCCGTCCGCCACCTGCTGGAGCACGGCTACGAGTACGTCGCCTGCGTGGGCGGCACCGCGGAGACCCCCGCCGTCGGCGACCCCGTCTCCGACCACGTCGAGGGCTGGCGGCGCGCGCTCCAGGAGGCCGGTGTCTCCCCGGAGGGCCGGCTGTTCGAGGCGCCGTACAACCGCTACGACGCCTATCGCATCGCGCTCGACATCCTCTCCGGGCCCCGGCGGCCGCCCGCGGTCTTCTGCTCCACCGACGACCAGGCCATCGGCGTGCTGCGCGCGGCGCGCGAACTGCGCATCGACGTGCCCGGCGAGCTGGCGGTGGCCGGCTTCGACGACATCAAGGAGGCGGCGCTGACCGACCCGCCGCTGACCACGGTCGCCTCGGACCGCTCCGCGATGGCGCGGGCCGCCGTGGACCTCGTCCTCGACGACGGGCTGCGGGTGGCGGGGTCCCGGCCGGAGCGGCTGAAGCAGTTCCCGTCACGGCTGGTGGTACGTAGGTCCTGCGGCTGCGTGTAG